A window from Glandiceps talaboti chromosome 15, keGlaTala1.1, whole genome shotgun sequence encodes these proteins:
- the LOC144446857 gene encoding prolactin-releasing peptide receptor-like, with translation MTFRQKTLFTSKEGRVTSMSRSMIKVSEELELYIKIVKLYREFIPIETIIATCPKYAIVHIGLVDDEEMAVIDRVLPQLFKFDNDIKLQESTSALEVQDSLRFTLMEGQSPHLPYVQLRDLSRIQSKMNGSTDGFVFDYFESVYKDSSSHPAFRWIFILIYTGIIILSVVGNIMVCIAVKRNGSLHTPTYVFICNLSVSDVAVSVFCLPLTLAYTLTNTWNFGEFLCYTVAPLQAVSVLVSTLTMAAIAIDRYVLIMYPLRKRITLQKSVLIIVLIWMVSLVLSIPLIMYRLYEKEIYPELYLNSILCSESWPNAQSKQAYTLTIFVVQYAFPISLIFVSYGRVWTKLKNRVVPGVLTPQQLQSEMCRKQKTNKMLMAVVAVFAVCWLPLNIWIILSEFRFSIIDDKWIDLSFHLCHSFAMSTTCINPFLYGRLSDAFRKEFRQMAPRVLRPPSRTASSRDRQAQNNQECNGISMNTLQRVDSDLAFQQSQRSCAYVDNSAITINSISTPSSNPTQHSLNLI, from the exons ATGACATTTCGGCAGAAGACATTGTTTACATCTAAAGAAGGCCGTGTGACGTCCATGTCTCGCAGTATGATCAAGGTCTCAGAAGAGCTGG AGTTATACATCAAGATAGTTAAACTGTATAGAGAATTTATACCAATCGAAACTATCATTGCGACTTGCCCTAAATATGCTATTGTGCACATCGGACTGGTTGATGATGAAGAAATGGCGGTTATTGACCGTGTTCTCCCGCAG CTCTTCAAGTTTGATAACGACATCAAACTACAGGAAAGCACCAGTGCTTTGGAAGTACAAGATAGTCTAAGATTTACTCTAATGGAGGGTCAATCACCCCATTTGCCTTACGTACAGTTACGAGATCTTAGCCGCATTCAATCAAAGATGAACGGATCAACCGATGGATTTGTGTTTGATTATTTTGAGTCGGTTTACAAGGACAGTAGCTCACATCCCGCTTTCCGTTGGATCTTCATCTTAATATACACCGGCATTATCATCCTGAGCGTGGTCGGTAACATTATGGTGTGCATCGCTGTAAAGCGTAACGGGAGTTTACACACACCAACTTATGTTTTCATCTGCAATCTTTCAGTCAGTGATGTGGCAGTATCAGTATTTTGTCTACCGCTCACTCTTGCATATACTCTTACTAACACGTGGAATTTCGGTGAGTTTTTGTGCTATACTGTGGCACCATTACAGGCGGTTTCCGTTCTCGTATCAACATTAACTATGGCAGCAATAGCGATCGACAGATACGTTCTCATCATGTATCCTTTGAGAAAACGGATTACTTTACAAAAAAGTGTTCTCATAATTGTACTTATTTGGATGGTTTCGCTTGTTTTGTCTATACCATTGATAATGTACAGATTATACGAGAAGGAAATATACCCAGAACTATATTTAAACAGTATTCTGTGTTCGGAATCCTGGCCAAATGCTCAAAGCAAACAAGCGTACACCTTGACTATATTTGTTGTGCAGTATGCATTCCCCATTTCATTGATTTTCGTATCTTATGGCCGCGTGTGGACCAAACTAAAAAATCGCGTCGTGCCCGGCGTACTTACACCCCAACAACTACAATCTGAAATGTGCAGGaagcaaaaaacaaacaaaatgttgatgGCTGTTGTGGCAGTCTTTGCAGTTTGTTGGCTACCTTTGAATATTTGGATAATACTGTCTGAGTTTCGGTTCTCTATCATAGATGATAAGTGGATTGATTTGAGTTTCCATTTATGCCATTCATTCGCTATGTCTACAACATGCATTAATCCATTTTTGTACGGGCGACTGAGTGATGCTTTCCGCAAGGAATTCCGTCAAATGGCTCCGCGTGTTTTACGGCCACCATCAAGAACAGCATCAAGCCGGGACCGCCAAGCCCAAAATAACCAAGAGTGCAACGGTATCAGTatgaatacattgcaaagagTGGATTCTGATTTGGCTTTTCAACAATCTCAGCGAAGTTGTGCCTACGTCGATAATTCGGCAATTACAATAAATTCTATCAGTACACCTTCATCAAATCCTACACAACACAGTTTAAATCTTATTTAG